In Nostoc sp. UHCC 0926, a single genomic region encodes these proteins:
- a CDS encoding class I SAM-dependent methyltransferase — MEDNYPERKMSEEERFQSDYFSYFEQPENATRYTLFIDFLEDVFKEKSFSLLDLGCGNGALLKYLPSQCNYVGVDHSEYAIKYCLNLYPNRTFVCQDLWVFLRQLATENKKFDAVVLCGMIYHTVDKESQQHKDEQEIIQFCLDKIISDKGYVIIIVGLNYGNHPDHNLFVRAEWLQNLVEKMLETAKANIVYENLCLQIGLEEKIAQQKVIPDWFVQDSSTDYSSKFAGTYMASWTFIASPLCVTG, encoded by the coding sequence ATGGAAGATAATTACCCTGAGCGCAAAATGTCTGAAGAAGAACGTTTTCAATCAGACTATTTTTCCTACTTTGAACAGCCGGAAAATGCCACCCGCTATACACTCTTCATTGATTTTTTAGAGGATGTTTTTAAAGAAAAGTCATTCTCTTTATTGGATCTGGGCTGTGGGAATGGGGCTTTGCTCAAATATCTACCTTCTCAATGTAACTATGTTGGCGTAGATCACAGTGAATATGCCATTAAATACTGCTTAAACCTATACCCCAACAGAACCTTTGTCTGCCAAGACTTATGGGTATTTCTGCGTCAACTTGCTACAGAAAATAAAAAGTTTGATGCAGTGGTACTATGCGGAATGATATATCATACCGTTGATAAGGAAAGCCAACAACACAAGGATGAGCAGGAAATTATTCAATTTTGTCTGGACAAGATAATAAGCGACAAAGGATATGTGATCATAATTGTCGGACTTAATTATGGCAACCATCCAGATCATAATCTGTTTGTTCGAGCGGAATGGCTACAAAATTTAGTAGAAAAAATGCTGGAAACTGCGAAGGCAAACATTGTTTACGAAAATCTGTGCCTACAGATTGGCTTGGAAGAAAAAATTGCACAGCAAAAAGTGATTCCTGACTGGTTTGTTCAGGATAGCTCAACTGATTATTCAAGTAAGTTCGCGGGAACATATATGGCAAGTTGGACATTTATTGCCTCTCCCTTATGTGTGACAGGTTAA